The following proteins are co-located in the Flammeovirga kamogawensis genome:
- a CDS encoding nSTAND1 domain-containing NTPase has protein sequence MNSFSSTNTEAQKLILGADFNPFPGLRPFRTDETFLFFGRDGQTEEVLWRLEKNRFVAALGASGSGKSSLIYCGLIPALQGGFMEKQGSSWNISSSRPGTDPIKNLALAVLESTKSYKEKSNEEKELLLNIAITMLLSSSKGLVNLVERLQEEEEDNFLILIDQFEELFRFSRLESEDVSVGMASAFVKLLVEATKQSRVPIFVVMTMRSDYIGDCARFPELTYLINESHYLIPQMTRDQKQEAILGPVSVGGAKISARLLQRLLNDLGDTQDQLPIMQHALMRTWEYWSAHSNDNEDVDVHHYEAIGGMAEALSQHADEAYRELTEEEKIICEKLFKALTEKGEDGRGIRRPTKLKNLAKIAETEELVVTCIVDRFRTSGRTLLMPDQRITIDSNTVIDISHESLMRVWIRCRDWVDEEFEAVKIYKRLSEAASLYQQGKASLWRPPDLYIAIQWRERFQPNLAWAVQYEPSYERAVTFLKTSQEEYEEEQRVKERLQKRIVKRTKVIALILAAATIGAIMLVIFAQLKARDAERAAIEAKEFGEKANESAKAAEEALLKAEAEQLKAEEAAKEAKLQTLLAQQAKDSAEYQKNKAIEQSRIAILAQKEAEIQKQSAEKAKEEALASAQLADQRSKEAEEQKREADNAKASADTLRFLSIAQALAVKSLQLKDPEQKGLLASQAHVFNEEYKGLSPNPDVFQGLYQAVKGFKGDDFNLMKGHDDYVRTLYYDQDISALYSAGSDGTLRKWGDESLESEVISKGNGVVRGLIISKEKNIAAIFTESGKVNIFSYPDFKIIKEIKVSNRKLWTGSFDKYGDRLFVTGQGNTIYSVDIESFAVSEFAKVKDQINKILVSNLDGSLWAMNSKGSTSKFCTDNSCTETVVYADQGVAGTALAFSEDGKMVALGFEDGKLILWDRITGSEIDNLQGHDTRVTSLKFDNERKRLVSTSLDGSARIWNVTIGKTNESPIILNDLGSWASEASFANHGNTLYVGTSGHELRRYALDIPTLSENVCSLMPRKEMTDKEWNRYVGEGIENRNVCSGENLN, from the coding sequence ATGAATTCATTCTCATCCACAAATACTGAAGCTCAGAAGCTTATACTAGGAGCTGATTTTAACCCATTCCCAGGGTTAAGACCTTTCCGCACGGATGAAACTTTCTTGTTTTTTGGTAGAGACGGACAAACCGAAGAAGTACTTTGGAGGTTAGAGAAAAATAGATTTGTAGCTGCATTAGGAGCTTCTGGTAGTGGTAAATCATCACTAATATATTGTGGGTTAATACCTGCCTTGCAAGGTGGGTTTATGGAAAAACAAGGGTCTTCTTGGAACATCTCAAGTTCTAGACCTGGTACAGATCCAATAAAAAACCTAGCTCTTGCTGTATTAGAATCTACTAAATCATATAAAGAAAAGTCTAACGAAGAAAAAGAATTACTACTTAACATTGCTATAACAATGTTATTAAGTAGTTCTAAAGGTTTAGTTAATCTAGTTGAACGTCTACAAGAAGAGGAGGAAGATAACTTCTTAATCTTAATTGATCAGTTTGAAGAATTATTTAGATTTTCAAGATTAGAATCTGAAGATGTTTCAGTTGGAATGGCATCTGCTTTTGTTAAACTTTTAGTAGAAGCTACAAAGCAAAGTAGGGTGCCGATTTTCGTTGTAATGACGATGCGTTCAGATTACATTGGTGATTGTGCACGCTTTCCAGAATTAACCTACCTTATAAACGAAAGTCATTATCTTATTCCTCAAATGACTAGAGATCAGAAGCAAGAAGCAATTCTTGGACCTGTATCTGTAGGAGGAGCAAAAATTAGTGCTAGATTACTCCAACGCTTATTAAATGATTTAGGAGACACCCAGGATCAATTACCTATTATGCAACATGCATTAATGCGTACTTGGGAGTATTGGAGTGCACATTCTAATGATAACGAAGATGTTGATGTCCATCACTACGAAGCAATTGGCGGGATGGCAGAAGCTTTATCGCAACACGCCGATGAAGCATACAGAGAACTAACAGAAGAGGAAAAGATCATTTGTGAGAAACTCTTCAAAGCATTAACTGAAAAAGGAGAAGATGGTAGGGGTATCAGACGCCCAACAAAATTAAAAAATTTAGCGAAAATTGCTGAGACTGAAGAGTTAGTAGTTACATGTATTGTTGATAGGTTTAGAACTTCTGGGAGAACATTATTAATGCCTGATCAACGAATAACTATTGATTCAAATACTGTAATTGATATTTCTCACGAATCTTTAATGCGTGTTTGGATACGTTGTAGAGATTGGGTAGACGAGGAATTTGAAGCTGTAAAAATATATAAGAGACTTTCAGAAGCTGCTTCTTTGTACCAACAAGGGAAAGCAAGTTTATGGCGTCCGCCAGATTTATATATAGCCATACAATGGAGAGAAAGGTTTCAACCCAACTTAGCTTGGGCAGTTCAGTATGAACCTTCTTATGAAAGAGCTGTTACTTTCTTAAAAACTTCTCAAGAAGAGTACGAAGAAGAGCAACGTGTAAAAGAACGTTTGCAAAAGCGTATAGTAAAGCGTACAAAGGTAATTGCATTGATATTGGCTGCAGCAACTATTGGAGCAATTATGCTTGTGATTTTTGCACAATTGAAAGCTAGAGATGCCGAACGTGCAGCAATAGAGGCCAAAGAATTTGGAGAAAAAGCAAATGAAAGTGCAAAAGCAGCAGAAGAAGCTTTACTTAAAGCCGAAGCAGAACAGTTAAAGGCAGAAGAAGCAGCAAAAGAAGCAAAATTACAAACATTATTGGCTCAGCAAGCAAAAGACTCAGCTGAGTATCAAAAGAATAAAGCGATTGAGCAGTCTCGAATAGCAATTTTAGCACAAAAAGAAGCTGAAATTCAGAAACAGAGTGCTGAAAAAGCGAAAGAAGAGGCCCTAGCTTCTGCACAATTAGCAGATCAAAGGTCTAAAGAAGCAGAAGAACAAAAACGTGAAGCAGATAATGCAAAAGCATCTGCAGATACATTACGTTTCCTTTCAATTGCACAAGCATTGGCTGTAAAATCATTACAATTAAAAGATCCTGAACAGAAAGGGTTGCTTGCTTCACAGGCACATGTGTTTAACGAAGAATATAAAGGTCTTTCTCCAAATCCAGATGTTTTCCAAGGTTTATACCAAGCAGTAAAAGGATTTAAAGGAGATGATTTCAACCTTATGAAAGGACATGATGATTATGTGAGGACCTTGTATTATGATCAGGATATTTCTGCTTTATATTCTGCAGGTTCTGATGGGACTTTAAGAAAGTGGGGTGATGAAAGTCTTGAATCGGAAGTAATATCAAAAGGTAATGGAGTAGTTAGGGGGTTAATTATTTCTAAAGAAAAGAATATTGCAGCCATCTTTACCGAAAGTGGTAAAGTAAATATATTCTCTTATCCTGACTTTAAAATCATTAAAGAAATCAAAGTTTCTAATAGAAAATTATGGACTGGATCATTCGATAAATATGGAGATAGGCTTTTTGTTACTGGACAAGGTAATACTATTTATTCTGTAGATATTGAATCATTTGCTGTATCTGAGTTTGCAAAAGTAAAAGATCAAATAAATAAAATTCTTGTATCTAATTTGGATGGTAGCCTTTGGGCAATGAACAGTAAAGGTTCAACATCAAAATTTTGTACAGATAATAGTTGTACTGAAACTGTTGTTTATGCAGATCAAGGAGTTGCTGGAACTGCGTTGGCATTTTCTGAAGATGGAAAGATGGTTGCTCTTGGTTTTGAAGATGGTAAATTAATTCTTTGGGACAGAATAACTGGTTCAGAAATTGATAACCTACAAGGGCATGATACAAGAGTAACTTCACTAAAATTTGATAACGAAAGAAAACGTTTAGTGAGTACATCTTTAGATGGTTCTGCACGTATTTGGAATGTAACAATTGGTAAAACAAATGAGTCACCAATCATTTTGAATGATTTAGGTTCTTGGGCTTCAGAGGCATCATTTGCTAACCATGGAAACACATTATATGTAGGGACTTCAGGCCATGAACTCAGAAGGTATGCATTGGATATTCCTACATTATCTGAAAATGTTTGTTCGTTAATGCCAAGAAAAGAAATGACGGATAAAGAATGGAACAGGTATGTTGGTGAAGGTATCGAAAATAGAAATGTCTGTAGTGGAGAAAATTTAAATTAA
- a CDS encoding outer membrane beta-barrel protein: protein MYSINFNITQLIKLSTLFFITLSSTIVEAQDCEEAFVQANVLYNEGKLSQVPEKINSCIELGYESESKQIQARRLVILSYLYADRLDEAEENMLLLLKQYPEYKPVSADPAELKNLYSKFRTRPIMTFGLLGGVTYNQAHIEQTFGVGSEELHSAVEYAPKVNFKVGVSFSYLLNTHLHLNLSPSYENVVFETSEKPLNFSTTTMKEAQSWLHVPLVLRWMITQKTKLKPFIGVGGGLRYLLSASIEGTQSFDNSEIADIEPSPITVKEQRKEILYEAYFQLGFQVKSRMTHWTVMATYSYALDTFNKPNNRYDNSELIFSYGFIDNDIKLDVISLNVSFSYDFYKPKMYRKYRKLD, encoded by the coding sequence TTGTATTCAATTAACTTCAATATTACTCAATTAATAAAACTAAGCACTCTATTCTTTATCACACTATCTAGCACTATTGTAGAAGCTCAAGATTGTGAAGAAGCATTTGTACAAGCTAATGTTTTATATAATGAAGGGAAGCTTTCTCAAGTTCCTGAAAAGATTAATAGCTGTATAGAACTAGGTTATGAATCTGAATCTAAGCAAATCCAAGCACGGAGGTTAGTGATTTTATCTTACTTATATGCTGATAGGTTAGATGAAGCCGAGGAAAATATGCTTCTTTTACTAAAGCAATATCCAGAGTATAAGCCAGTGAGTGCAGATCCTGCCGAATTGAAAAACTTGTATAGTAAATTTAGAACTCGCCCAATAATGACTTTTGGATTATTAGGTGGTGTAACTTATAACCAAGCACACATAGAGCAAACATTTGGTGTAGGGTCTGAAGAATTACATTCTGCAGTTGAATATGCACCTAAAGTAAATTTTAAAGTTGGCGTTTCTTTTTCTTATTTATTAAATACTCACCTGCATTTAAATCTTTCGCCATCATATGAAAATGTAGTTTTTGAGACATCTGAAAAACCTTTGAATTTTTCTACAACAACTATGAAAGAAGCTCAGTCATGGTTACATGTACCTTTGGTTCTTCGTTGGATGATTACTCAAAAAACAAAGTTAAAACCATTTATTGGCGTTGGAGGGGGGCTTAGGTATCTTTTATCAGCCTCTATAGAAGGAACTCAATCTTTTGATAATAGTGAGATTGCGGATATTGAGCCATCACCAATTACAGTAAAAGAACAACGTAAAGAAATTTTATACGAAGCTTATTTCCAGTTAGGATTTCAGGTGAAATCAAGAATGACGCATTGGACAGTTATGGCAACGTATAGTTACGCATTAGATACTTTTAATAAACCTAATAATAGATACGATAATTCTGAACTAATCTTTAGTTACGGTTTTATCGATAATGATATAAAATTAGATGTTATATCGTTGAATGTTAGTTTTTCTTATGATTTTTATAAACCTAAAATGTATAGGAAATACAGAAAACTTGATTAA